The following is a genomic window from Ciconia boyciana chromosome 24, ASM3463844v1, whole genome shotgun sequence.
cggggcgcggcgggcggaggCGCTGCGGCCGGTTCCGGTTCCGCTTTCGCtgtcggggcggggggggcccgcGGAGCCCGGGAGCCTCGGTGGCTCTGGGacccggcggccgcggggccgcggcgggcagAGCACGGCCAGAGGAAGGGGACCGCAGCCGCCCGCCCTCCTTCCGTCCTGCCCGTGTTTAATTGAAGGGGGGTCTGGTGTTTAGATCTGGTTGGCTTTAACCCTGCTGTCCTGAGCAGGATTTTCCTCCATCGCTCACCCACCTAACGCTCTTCAAAGCCCCTCTCTACAGACCAGctcccctctttcctcttcctcctacACCTGCATTGCCCACAGGGGTTTGGTTTTCCCCTCcttgccttttcctcccttgtAGGTCATACAGCTGCAAAGATGAagtttctttcattcttctgttGCTTCGTTACATACTTCACGACACTCCATGCTCACAAGCCAGAGGTAGGTAGGACTCTCCACCACCATGCTTGCAGCTCATTTTGGATCAGCTGCATCTTTTAGCAACGTTGCCCCTCGTGCTCCACTTTCTACCCCATGTGGTGGTTCATGGTCCTAGGGAGTGATTGCTCTCAGCCCAGATGAACCCCAGGATTATTGCTTTCAGGTGTGTTGTTCCACCCCCCCATTTATTTTGAGCTCAGGCAGCTGGTTGGATGCTTTTGAATATCAGCACTGCTGAGAGTATTTGCATAAATCAGCATGCATGTCGTTGATAGCCATTTTGTAGGGATTTAAAGATACTTAAACAGATTTCCTTGCCTCTTTAatctgctccttcccctgccacccGGATGCATGGACCACTTGTCTGTACACACTGGTCTCCCAGCAGACCAGGCAGCTGAGTGAATTACTGAGCCAAAAGCCCTTCTCTGAAAGGGTTTATCACCTCTCTGTTAAAGGCAGGGCAGGCACATGAGCAAAACTCTCCCCGTGTCACtccaagcaaatattttccGTGTCAGAGATTGAGCTCTTTGTATTAATCCATGACAATGTGGAGGCCGGAGCCCTGTTGTGTCCCTGGACAACcacaaaggaacaaaaccctTTCGAGATGCTGCAGGAGGTGGTGCAGGCTCCCTCAGGGAGAGGCTTCACTGCAGGCCCCTCTTGAATCCGTAACAGCCAGTGCCTCCTTGCTAGTGTCTGGGTCCAGCCCTGTACTCTGACATCTCCTGCTGTTCCTCCTCGTAGCTCACTGTTTGCATCTGTGAAAAGAAATTGCAAGCACTTGCCCTCAACTGCTTTGGAGATTTGCTTCTAGTTAAACATTTCTCTGTTCTCCTCTTGGTCCCCTCCGGCCCCGTtccccagctgggctggcagtgctgggaTCTGATCTCCCTGGTCCTCACTGACAGAGGGGGACTgccctgctgcctttccccagggACAAATGCTTGGGCCTTGGAGGTGACCTGGCTCCAGATGCCACGCTTGTCGCTCATGTGTGGCTACTGCGAGGGaaaggatggggatggggagcagacCCAGGGTGCTGAggcaggacagagctgctgaGGTGCCACATCTGCCAGGGCTGTGCGGATTCGAGACCTTCTGCCGTCCGACCCTCTGATGACGGATTTCACTTGCTTGGTTTGAAGCAGCATCAGAAATGAAGATGCCCAGGTGGAACTGAAGGTGACAGGTACATAGTCTGTGTCTGCCTAATTTAGGAGAGaaagctcttaaaaatgaagcatcAACAAGTAAGACTTTTAGGAAGGAGAGTCTGTTTGGTGCCAGCCAGGACACCTctgcttgtttggtttggtttttttacccAAGAGAGTCCAGGGCAGAAGCACCCCAGAAATGAGCAGACTTGGGCATTTCTATTCTCTTTCTGTACGATTATATGGAGGTGACAGGTAACATTGCAGCTGGAGATTGTGCCCtatttcaaggtttttttttccttctcacctATTGTCCTTCTCTGTTTACAACAAGAAACTGAGAAGCACATGTGATCCTGAAATAGAAGGACTATCTCTTAGTTTGATACTGGCTTGGAGTAAGATGGAAAAGCTTATTCTTCTCATTTGCCCTGTGCGAAATAATTGCAATTCCTCGTTGCTGTGGTTTCTGGAATCTGAGAGTAAATCTCAGATGTTGAAAACGTGCATAGCTTAgcccagtttttcttttaatgccaTTCTAGCCATGGGGCCTGGTCCTCACATCTCTGTGGAGAATAGCCAAGGAGGTGTCAAAGTTGTGTGCTGACCAGCCAGCTGGTACCCGGAGCCCCAGGTCCTGCGGAGAGATCCCAGCCATCAGCACATGCCTGCAAAGTCCCAAAACAAATCCTGAAACGCGAGGCGCCTCTTTGAAGCACAGAGCACCCTCCTTGTCATGGGAAACACCCCAAAGGACTTGTCCTGTGTGGTGAGGAACACCTACCTCaactgagaaaagcaaattgctttctgaaagcCAGCTTAGTCACCTTGACACAGGCAGGATGAGACCAGAGGAAAGCTGGGTTTCTCAACAGATTGGTGCCCTGGATCCTCTTTACtggaattttgttttggagggTGAGAAAAGGTTTAATGGGTTCCTTTTTGCTGTGCCCAcccaaaaaataagaaaaaaaaaatcaactctttGGCAGCTGAGTTGCATAATTGCAGCATTTTGGTGAGAAATACAACAATTTAATGTAGGATTGCACCATGAAGACTCACGGGAGTTTAAATTCAGCTTTCTTGTGCAAGAAGTATCTCTGCATTCTGGTGCCACTGCAGGTAGGAAGTCTTCAGGAACACAGAAGTCCTTGAAAAGCAAGGCTAGACTAATATGGGTCCTCTGAGGAGCACGTTTCAGGGAGACAACCTGAGCCAGGAGTTTTTGTCCTATACCCAGAGCCTGTGTGGACGGCGCATCATGGTTGCAACCGAGCAAAGGCATGGGGCTGGCAGGCGATGCACTGCCTCGTCGGTCGGCGGCTGGACATAGAGGCCAGCGGTGACTCACGAAGCCCACGGTCCCATCGGCACCAAGGTGGGGCCTGTCCCggcagcaaaggcagagcaGGATGTTGACCAGACCTACATGATCCTCCCTGTTCCCGGTACAGTACTTTACAGGCTGCAGCAACGGGCAGTAGAGGCACCTCAATAAACAGGTTTTTCTCAACGCTGGTCTGTATCAGAGATGCTTCAAACAAATCCTGCTCAGATTTGGTATGTTATTCTGAGCAGCCGTGAATAAAAGCTGTCCCTGTTAAAATGTCTCCTCCTCTAACCGTGAGCCCTCTTTCTctgggttttctgtttcttttacactgttctggctgctgctgctttttcttcccctcgTCCTGGGCAggttgctgtgctgcagcacagttttattttaaaggactgGGGTGAGCCTTCTCCACAGGAACATGGCACgctcttttaaaacttttttcttttaatataaacaaGCCCAGAGCCCTCTTGATTTGCCAGCTTGTCCAGGAAACATGGATCTCGTCCAAGGTCTTACCCAAGGCTAAGGCCTTGTCCAGGGCCTTGGAAACATGTTCAAACATTGTTTTTGCAGTGTCTTGGGTGGCACTTTGAATATGCAGCTTACCAATTTCCACCCCTCTcttcaaaagcagcacagcttttcTAACCAGGCTCTGCAATACAGGTCCAATGCCCACCCTGCGGCCAGGGGCtaagggcagggctgggactgcAGGCGGTGTTGGGGCTCCTCATCACACCATGGAAAAGGGAACGATGGGTGCCTGGGTCTCTGCCGCGAGGTGCCAGATCTAGCCCTGGGCAGGCATCCTGCCCCGCAccaccctgcaccccctgccctgATGCTGGCCCTGGATGGCTCTtggagccagcagcacagcgTGGCCCAAGAGTGTGGatcagcacctcctgccctgcagcctcgGACACAGCACCCCAAGGCCTTGCTAGGGCTCGGACGAGAGCACGGGCTGATGGCGAGAGCATGGCCTGGCAGACAGGTCCGGTGTGTCCCAGCACCCTGGAGTAAAGGGCTGGGCCGGGCTGGACCGGCCGGCAGCGCGGCAGACTCTGGTCAGGCATTTCACTGAGGCAGCGCCAGCAGTAGGAGCCTCTGCGGGGCTGCGTCACAGGGAGCACTGGGATTGCTCCGTGCAGCCCCCCACCCACCCTCTGGAGAGGCCAAAAGGACTCCCTTGACCCAAACATCACCTGCTTGCTTGGCCCACACCAGGGAGGTTTCTGTGTGCAGACAAGAGAAACCTGCCCATAAATGGCAAAAAACCCTGGGTTTTGTCCAGCTTTGTCTCAAATATGAAACCTTTTGCCAGATCTCCTGGGGACAGGTCAGGAAAGCTGCCCACAGTGCCCCGGGAAACCAGCACACGGGGCCTGCTATCAGGGAGACAGCCTAGGCTCTTCAGGCCCTCCCATCTCCTCCAGTAACAACACAACAGCCCAAAGTTTGTCTCacttttatttacataattGCACGGCCCATTTCCCCATGACATGGGAATGTGGCGGGTCAGAGACACTGATTTCCCACATCCACAAGCTGAACATCTCctctgggaaggaggagaagactCCAAGAGTCGCTATTGGGTTTTGCAGGGGCACAAACAACAACTCTAAGTATTGGCAACTACGATAAAGACAACGAAGCTGAGAGTGAAGCCATGGCCGcgcagcagcacagggctgggccCCAGCTGACCCCAGCCAGGGACTTCTGGCTTTCACAGTTGCATATTTGGATCAATAGTGGGTTTCCTAACTGAAACACTGGCTCCATTAAGTCCTTACTGGGGAACATGGTGTGGGAGTGCACATCCTTCATTACCTGTCAGAACTAGACGTGTCGCAAGACCAAGCTCCTGggaggcagccagggctgggaaggTTAAACTAAACCTCCGAATTTTTCCTCGCTGGGAATGCCCTGGTGACACGGGGTTTGTTGGGGAGGGGCTGAAGGAAGGGGTACCCAGGACAAGGCACAGAGCAGTAGAGCAGCGCTCACTgccaagggaagggaagggaggcagcGCCTGCATGGGAGTGCCTCCGCTGCACAAGCTGATTTGaagcaggatgctgctgctgtacaGGGTCCATAACTGCAGCTGGGCTGAAGAGGCCTCTCTGCACTACAAACCTCCAGGAGCACCGAGGGCCGAGTCATCCCTGCATgacagggaagagggaaggtgCCCATGGGTACATGGCAGAAGGGAAGAGACAGGCAGGGAAGCTGgcagagagaggggagcagagaTGCACAGCCTGGCTGCGGCAGAAGACATTCACCCCGTGATCAAATGAGACCCTCGTGCTCAGAACAGAGACCAGCTTGGACCAGCCCACAGGGGCCcacagctgagcagagggagggTGCTGCAATACATGCTGGGATATCACCAAGCTGCATGAGAACCCTGGGACAGGAGATAAAGGAGGAGAGCAGACACAGACCAGGAGCAATCCTACTGGGAGAGACAGGGCACAGGCCCCTGCTGCTCATGCCACCAGCAACTTCCAGCCTAGGGTCAGGGAACAGGGGACACATAAGGAAAAGCATCCTGCTTTGCAGctagagagaaggaagaatggCACATGGTGCTTTGAATTCAAGAAATGACAGGTCTTGATCTAGCAGGGCATCAGACTGATCCACTGATCCAGGGTTCAGCAAAGGAGCGTAGGGACAGAGTGTGTGACTACCACCACTCACTGCAAGGACACAGGCACCCAGgagcctgcctcctccctgctaTCTATCCTCACTGTTGCAGGAGAGCCAAGGCTCACGCCAAGCAGCTGCACACAACTCTGGAGCACTCAACAGGGCAGTGCCAATGCCGGCATCCTTACAGCCCACTCCACTCACAGCGCTCAGGAAAGCACAGCACCAAGCACAAGCATCGtctggcagggtggggaggcAAGAACTAAAGCCAAACTCAGGGAGACCCTCAGCAGATTGGGCACTCCAAGAAGGGGTCTCGTTAGCTGGATGTGCTGGAAACACAGAtggatgaaggaggaggaagaacatcGGCCCTGCAGGAGAAGAGACCCAGAGCCTGGTCTCTGGGAACCAGCAAACTTGGGGTGTTTCACTAGAGGACATATAACAGGCAGGCAGCGCTTTCAGGGATGAACCAAATCACAGCAGCTCCTCCGGCTGCTGCCAAGGAATGTGCAAATAAAGTGCACAGAGACAGCCGAGACCACCTGCGTCCTGCTGAGCGGCTGCAGAGCACGGCCTGTCCTGTAAGTACATGTGTGTAACCGATACTACGAGAGGTCCAGCCTCAAGGTGGTCAAAGGACATCAGCAAACAGAGACTCCAACTCTCACCTTTTGGGGTCAGGAAAGCTCCTTTCagaatcttttaaaagcaaacgGCAACGGTGGGTTTAGCTAGTATGAGCGATCACTTCCCACCCTCAGATCCTCCATCTACCTTTGCCAGACATCCCAAGAGCTGAGTGCATCCGAGTCCTGGGGACAAGCCAGGATCTGCaaggaaagcattttgtgaGATCACGTCTGCACAGGAAAagattttctcattttgaaacttattttgaaattctcAAAATTACAGTACTTTACAATACAAAATGTCTCCATTCAGTATTACATCATTTTACTCCTTCTGGgattataataattattaaaaacacataaCTTTCTAGAAAGGACAGAAACACCACGAAAGAGACCAAAGAGTAACAGGAAAGGCTGCTGCAGTATTATCAAAACCAATTTAGTGCAAAGGAGAAGGGGACTTTCAAGAACAGTCGATGAAAAGTGTTCTTTATATGCTCATTTGGAGAAAAGGCATAGATTTAACCTCTGAATGAGATCAGGCTGCCAGCTTCTATACTGAAGCTTAGAACATCAACACAAAAGGACTGAAACACAATATGCATggccattaaaaaataatattatatatagatatatatatatatatatatagaggGAGATATTTTCCACATATGATATTTAGTTATAGGAAAGTGTCCCTGCAGACAGGCATATTCTGCCATCTGGCTCTCCTGGGCCATTTCACATGAGAGACTTTGATTATCTGTCTGTTTGCCATAGTATAAAGTACACGCTGACGGCAAAGTCCCTTCGGGTGGGATGATTGCTCTCTAGTGCCTCCACAGTTGCCGTGTGTCCTGTGCATGAGGGCACACCCGGCCCTCTTTGCTTCTGCCAGCCCCGAAGGGCTGCCCTCGCCCCAGCAGCCATGTGGCGCAGCGGGCGAGGGACGGCTCAGACGGTGGTTTCATCCGCGGTCTTCTTCAGGAGCttggcagagaggagggagtGGGGCACGGGGTGAGGGCTCCGTGAGGCTGGGATCATCAAGCGGACTTTCTGGTTGGTCCTTCGCCACTCTGAGTACAGCTGGCAGTGGTAGCGGAACGAAACCTGGCAGGCAATAACGCATAGCTCTGGTTACCAACCCTCTGTCACAAGCGCCCGAGCCCGTAGAGACACAGTCACCCACCCGCCCTCTGCGTGCTCTCGGCATATTCCTTGTCAATccaccagcaccccccagcCAAGGGAGACAGCACAGACCCTGAAACGGTTTGGGGCACACCACGTCCCAAGCCTTTGACGAGGAATCAATTAATTCCTGGTAACACCAGGCTGGGCATGGCACAGCCAAAGGGGCTTTCTGGGCAGCaccaggacagagggacagagtTTGCCCAGCTGGTTTGGGTACCAGGCCAATGAGATGTGGCAGGGAGGAACCACAACTCGCCCCTTCACCCTAGCCACGGGCTGAAGCGAGCACCTTGTGTGGGCAAAACGAGGGTTTCTCAACAGGACCAGCCTCAAGTGGCTGAATCCAAACAGCTTCCTCCCATCTCACAGATCCTGGCAGATCTTCTCTGCCCTTTGCAAAAGCCTTCTCTCCTTGGTCTGCAACAATGGGACATTGGTTGGACTCCTTTTTTCTGACAACACTGTGGCCTGGGAGTCTTGTCCACCCGGAGGGAGACAGGACAGGATGCAAAGGCTGGAGGGGACCTGATCCAGCCTGGCCCAGAGGCATGAGCTGGCCCTGCAGtttcagagcagccctgcaaggGGGAGCTTCGAGCTGTGCTTCCCCAGCGGGCTGGACTCCTTGCTGTGCCCTTTTGCAATCATTAAGACCACTACAGATTTTCTCTCAGCTCCTGCTGATCCCTTAGctttgaaattaaacttttgTAGAATTTCTTGAGGGAGGAATAAAACCAGCCTATATTTCCctcctatttattttcctagaaATTGTgagcaagaaaattaaatactgaatCCAGTCAGCCACTTATCAAAACCAAGCTTTCGTACTTCGTAAAAGTACAGGAAACATTCAGCTGGCAAGTAGGAAGTACCAGGAAGTACATCTGACAAGGAAAAGTCAGTATTCCTATTACTTTTGGATAAGTCTCAGACATCTGCTATGAGAAATGGAGCTGCGCCACGGCATTGAGGTAATTTAGCTTATTGATCTGTGCACTCCCCTTTTTCCTGTTGTAAAGGGACAACTGTGGGATTAAGGTTGTTTGTTGATAAACAAGAAGCAAATGCATCTCAGAGTCTTCAGAGGCAGCAAGTGAATGGGGAGCTACTGGTGCAAACCTCAAGGAAAGCTCCTGCTCCACATGAAGAAGCTGCAACCTTGGCCACAGCCTCCCTCGCAATCCTCACATTGATTACAGCCACCCACCCACGTAACGGCCCTTTGTGCCGCACAGCCCATGGCGGCATGGAAGAACTGCAGTTGAATACAGTAAATGTGAATAAAGGGACTTCACTTAATGTCCTTCTCTGTTCAAGGAAGCGTGAAGCACAGCAGAACTAGAGCCATTTTAGCCAGGACTCGTTATTTCAAAATACCCCATGTTTCCCATTTCCTCCAGATTTCCAGCTCCTCCAGACCAGCCCTGggacagagaagacagaagcacTTCCTCTTAAGGTTTCCAATTTTAGCTTGGCTTTCTACAGAAATGAACCTTATGCAGCACCTACATGCAGCAGTGGAGACTTTCCTCAACAGCTCCCTGTGCACTGCAATTGCTGCATGTTTTGGCAGCCGCATGGATCAGGCACTCTCGCTGCAGGCACCCCCCCAGCGCGAACGCTGCAGCACCAACTCACCCTCCCCTGGCACCTGAGTCTGTGTGGGAGAGTTGCAAGGAATGTTCTAACCCCAGGGAAAGCTGTTACTCAAAGGTCAGAGCACGAGATGGCAGGGAAATGGGCTGTGGCATTTCTACTGCCCGCAGAACTGCCACCTTTTTGGGATCCCACTATTTCTCCCCCAGCAACTGCacttcttcccttcccaaaaTGGTGCTTCCAGCAAGCAGCTGGAAAAGGGTATCGAGGGTATCAGGGACTGAGCACACACAGGGCTTTGAATAGGAGAGCCGAAATTAAGATCCAAACCCAGAAACCCACCTAGCAACAGAACATGAAAGACCTGAATGAGAAACAGAGGGAAGACCCTGGCCTGGGAGCCCCCAGGGAGAGCAGGGCCAGGGGAGCCCCGTGGGCtcggggagcagcagggcagggagctgctccccagcccagctgctcctctgggctTTCAGCTGGGAGTGCTCACAGATGTGCTACACAGCAAACCCacatttgctttgctgctcttctgGACTCGCCCCAAGCTGCAAGCTCCTGGCTCTCTAATTCAGCATGTCCAAAAAGATGCAAAGCGAGGCATCTGCAGGAAGCTCTTTCCCAGCACGGATCAGTTCAACACCCAGTGTCAAGTGCAGGTTCCCACTAATCTCCAGTGCCTCCAACCCTGACAGCACAGCTGTAAGCCACAGCAGTGGGCCAGGGCAGGCTGGCTACCCAGCCTTGGCTCAGGGCTCGAATCCAAAAGCCCAATATGAGAGAGAAGTCAGAGGTCTCCCCAGGGCCAGAGTGTTCCTTGCACACACCCTTCTGTGCTACTAACATCTTAAATATATTGTGTAGGAATTTGTTTAGTTGTGGGCCACAGAGACCCCCAACAGCCAGTCTGCACCTCCTTCGGGCATGGCCAACCTGTGCTTGGCAGCACAAAGCATGGAGAGACATGATGGCAGATTATTTAGGGTCAAACATtttccaggttttatttttcccctaaacCACCTGGGTACTaagtttgtgtttcttctcaaaaataGGAACAGGCACAAAAGCTGGACCActgcctgcccccagcaccagaccttcccacccagccccagccacgCTCAGGCATGTCTGCACCTGGGTACATGACACCCCAGGGAACACGGCTCCCATGTCAGTCTGGAAAGCAGATGATCAGGAAGTGGTTTCTCATTCTCAGCAACAACTTTTAGCAGCTCCCATTTGAAGATAATTAAATGGACATTCAAGAGAAAGAGCCCAAGGTTTTCTCACAAGGGAAGTCAGAAATGGCTGGCTGCACCGACATGGTGCGAGCCAGTACTTCGATCTCCCTTTTGAACAGAAACAAGGCCCTGGGCAGCAGACACTTACCAGTGTCCAAAGGACGTAGATTGTGAAAAGTGCTATAGTTAGTGCTATGAGTCCGATGGCCTCCAGTCGGCTGTTGAACTGCAAATGATCCTGGGCTCCACGCAGACACAGCCAGCCAGAGATTGCCGCCAGGGGAGTAATGAACAGGAAACACACCATGTCGCAGAATAGGGTCCTCTTCTCATTGCGGGGACCAGGATCCTTCAGCCActgcaggaaggaagggagaaagggcATTAGTCAGTGGCATGCAGAGCACACAGCGTGCTAGCAAAACAGCACTGCTATGCTGGGAAGCTCTCACATGCTCTCTGCACGTATCTGGTGCATACActtatgttgtggtttagcttcagttggcaattaagcaccacccagccactcgctcaccctcaccccccagtgggatgggggagagaatcggaagagcagaagtaagaaaactcatgggttgagataagaacagtttaataattggaaaaaaattattattataataatagtaaattgtaattaaaagaaaaacaataagagagtgagagaggaacaaaactcagaaaaaaacccaagtgatacaactgctcaccacctgccgaccaaagcccagccagtccccgagcagcaaccGCTGCCCCCtacccagctccccccagtttatatcCTGAGCATGACGctgtatggtatggaatagccctttggccagttgggatgaactatcctggctgtgcctcccTCCAGCTtttgtgcacccagcagagcatgagaagctgaaaagtccttgaccagtgtaagcattacttagcaacaactaaaacatcggtgtgttatcaatattattctcatactaaatccaaaacacagcactataaccagctactagaaagaaaattaactctatcccagccgaaaccagggcAACTTAACTCACATAAACCTTCACAAAAATAGAGCTAGAGAGCGTCAAGTATATTTTTAACAACCAacaagggaaagggaagagacaaCTGAAGAATACATGCAGGAGAAGGCAGTAGTAAATACAGAAGCTGCCTGGGCTCTTCACTGGAGCAgcaaggagcaggcagcagctagCAGACAGAGGCAGGTCGGTTCAGTAAAGCCCAGCTTAGCAAAGATCTGACAGGTCTCGGATTGAGCTTCAGTAGAAACAGATCCAGGACTCTGCAACTGGTGTAGGGGCTATGGGAAACCAGGGCATTGGGGTCTGTGG
Proteins encoded in this region:
- the MARCHF2 gene encoding E3 ubiquitin-protein ligase MARCHF2, whose translation is MTTGDCCHLPGSLCDCPGSAALSKSVEDSDIGRPQYVTQVTAKDGRLLSTVIKALGAQSDGPICRICHEGGNGEGLLSPCDCTGTLGTVHKSCLEKWLSSSNTSYCELCHTEFVVERRPRPLTEWLKDPGPRNEKRTLFCDMVCFLFITPLAAISGWLCLRGAQDHLQFNSRLEAIGLIALTIALFTIYVLWTLVSFRYHCQLYSEWRRTNQKVRLMIPASRSPHPVPHSLLSAKLLKKTADETTV